The nucleotide window CGGCAAGATTTGTGGATAGAAGATCCAAGGTTTGATAAACCGCATCAAAATTGGTTCCAGTGACGTCAATCAGTAGTGAGGTAGTTTCTCCACTGATCCTTGTTCTTTCTGAATTTATAACAGGAGGGATACTTAGTACCCCCTCCACGTCAACTATTGCCGGTGTCATTCCATTTCTCACAGAGATATTCCCATATATCCTTCCTTGTTCTGTCTCTTTAAGAACCTCAGCCACACTCATTTCTCTACTCTGATTCAGCGGTACGAAAGTGGATGACAGTGGAAGGTTAATGTACTTTATAATTTTCCCCTTCACTTTCTTCAAGTCGTGTATACCTATGGCAACCTTTTTCCTTCTTCTACCTATAGTATCGTGAAGCTTTTCTTGGAATTGTATCAATTCTTTGAGATAAAATTCTGGGTTAAGTCTGACGTTATAGATCACGCAAGCCAAAGCGAAGGGTCTTGAAGGTACATCACCGACCTCTAATACATATTCGGTCTCATTTACCGAGTATTTTCTCTCTCCCTTCTCCTTTCCGCTTATTCCCTTCAGGGCCCTAACTATCCCTCCTAGACCTAACATATCAAGTCTATCTGCGTTGACTTCTACAGAAATTGTGTCCTGGTCTATCTCATTAACCTCAGATTTAAGCTTAAACAGATAATCGGATATTTCCTCTTTACTCAATCCTGTCATGGACTGAAGGATCCACTTATTGAGGTTCACAGTTGGCATTAGACTACCCTCCTAGATCTCAGATACTCAATATTTGTCGAGTAGAGATCCCTAATGTCTTTAACTCCAAGGAAAAGCATAGCTAACCTGTCTATTCCAATACCCCACGCACCAGCTGGCGCATAGACCCCTGAAGGATTGGTCACCTCTTCCCTAAGAAGACCTGCTCCGGCCATTTCTACCCAACCCAACGGGTCTACAAAACCGTATACCTCTACGCTGGGCTCTGTGAATGGGAAGTAAGCTGGCTTAAACTTAATCTGCTTTACTCCAAGTCCTGAAAAAATATCACGTAAGGTGCTAAGCAAGTCCCTGAAGGTAAACTCATCTTCTATAACTAGGCCATCCATCTGATGAAACTCAACCAGGTGAGTAGCGTCAATAGAGTCTGGCCTAAATACCTTACCGATTGTGAATACCCTCGCGTTCTTTGGGGATTTAGAGAGAACTCTAGCTGTAACTGCAGTGGTCTGACTCCTTAGCACCAACCTCTTGGCATTCTCTTCACTCCAAGAGTATTTCCACCACTTTTCATGCGTATCTTTGACTCGCCTCACTAACTCTTCATTGGGAAGGCTTCCGTGTCCATTAACAATAAACGAGTCATGTATTTCCCTTGCTGGGTGATCTTGTGGCTGGAATAGCATGTCAAAATTGTAGAACTCCATTTCCACGTAATCGCTGACCACTTCCTTAAATCCTAGACTTATCATAAGATCTTTCACTTTTTCAATAAAATCTCTAAAATAATGGGATTTTCCTATAGGATAGAAAGGTGGCAATGCCTCAACGTTATACGGTTTAAACTCCTTACCTCTCCATGATCCACTTACAAGCATCTCATGGGTAAGATACAGCTCTTGTGGTTTCGATACTGCATCTTGGGTAAGCTCGACCTCAACTAGTCGACGCTCTTTGCGTTCAACTAATTTCCTTTTCATTAGCGTTTGAATTTCATTTTCGTTCAGTGAGTCTCCATTTCTGAGTTTTAAGAGCAACGTATTCTCAGGCGACGAATAATCCTTAACAAGAGGCTTGATTTCTTCTCCGTTAAGCTCAACCAACCCCTTTCTCTTAGCCCAGCCCAGAGCGATCTCGAAGTCCGAACCCATCTTAGACCTTAACTCTTGTAAGTTTCCCACATTCCCGTTCAAGAGCCTTAACAATTTGTCCTCAGGCATTCCGTCCCTTAGCCTGCTCTCCCCCTCAGATGTTAGGGATATATACTGTATTTTTTTATCAGAAATTACTTTAACAATGCCTTTGGACTCCAGTAGTGCCAGATTACTAAAAACCGTGCTTAGGGGTAATCCAGTCTCTTTAGATATTTCATCAGATGTGGCGACCTTTTTTGACTTTAAGAAAGAAATAATCTTTAGCTCTGAATCGCTTAACATTACTCTACAACTCTATGGACTGGCCTGGTTGAAGAAGGATTGCCTCATAACCCCTCTCTTTAACTCCTTTTATGAAAATTTGTGGATCTACCTTTATCATATCCCAGGTGTTGAAGTGAATGGGAATTGCCGCTTTCTTGGGCTTTAGCATCTCAACAGATTTAATGGCCTGGACAGGATCCATTGTAAACCTCCCTCCAATAGGTAAAAGTACGTAATCGGGTCTGAAAGTTTCCCCAATTAGCTCCATATCCTTAAACAGTCCTGTATCTCCTGCGTGATATATTGTTCTATTTCCATCAGAAACTATAATACCTGATGGGTCACTATGCTCGCTTGAATGTACAGCCTTAGTTAAAGCTAAGCGTATACCCTCGTGTTCTACATACCCACCTATGTTAGCTGGAATTATTTGACTTTCTGGAATTTTAAACTGGTTTGCAACATACATTGCCAAGTCAAAGGTTGTGTATAAGACAGCGTTTTTGTTCATGTTAAGAATCTCCACTGTGTCCCCTAGGTGATCATAATGGTCATGGGTTACACCGACGATATTAACTCCTTGGAAATAACCAAGCTTTACTGGAGATAACGGGTTGTTCTTAATGAGGGGATCTATCACAATCCTTTTCCCCATTAAAGTAATTTCCACAGCCGCATGGCCTAGCCATCTTAATTGAGGCATGTTTAAGATGTAATGAGACTAAAAATAAAAATTTCGTCAATCATATTCTCCATATGACTGAGGAAGAACTTAAACTGATAATAAGGGCCGGACAGATAGCTGCTAAAGCAAGAGATGCTGGAGCCAAGATGATAAGACCCTCTGAAAAGGTCATAAATGTCTGTGAGACCGTAGAGAAAATCATCATTGATGAGGGAGCTAAACCTGCGTTCCCTTGTAATCTATCCATTAACAATGAGGCAGCACATTATAGCCCAGTTATAGGAGACGAGAAGGTCATCCCAGAGAACGCCGTTGTGAAACTTGATATAGGAGCTCACATAGATGGTTACATTACAGATACTGCAGTTACGGTTTACTTAGACGAAAAGATGGAAAAACTAGCGATGGCGGCCAAGGACGCTCTAACTGCTGCTATTGCAAATTTCAGATCAGGGGTACAGCTCTCAGAGATAGGTAAGGTAATAGAAAAGACGATAAAGATGTACGGATTCAAACCTGTAAGGAATCTGGGTGGACATTTGGTCCGAAGATATGAGCTTCATGCGGGAATTTTCGTCCCCAACGTTTACGAAAGAATTCCTGGGAAAATAACTAGTGGTTACACCTATGCCATTGAACCTTTTGCAACCGACGGTGGCGGAGAAGTGGTGGAAGGCAAAGATGTTACCATATATGCCCTCAGATCAAGGACGTCGAAAGGCCTTACTGAGATCGAAAAAAAGTTCATAGAAGAAATAGATAAACGTTTTAAAACCCTTCCCTTCTCAGAAAGATGGCTAAAAGATCTAGGGAGCAAGGAGGAAGTGGAAGTAACCCTTAAGACACTTAGCAAAAGAGGAGTTCTTCATTCATATCCTGTCCTAATGGAGGTTAAAAAGGGAATGGTATCTCAGTTTGAGCATACTGTCTACGTTAGCGAAAAGGAAACCACGGTTTTAACATGAGCTTTTGGATACTTTGATAAAAGTTTAATTTCTCACAATCGCGACTCTATACGAAGATTATGAACAGTCTGATAATTGCTCTCGCGCAAACTAGCAGTCAAGGCCAGAGCGGCGCTGCCTTGGCGTTCTCATACATATTCTACATATTTTTCATTGCTTTATTAGCAATATCTTTCTTCCCTGGAGTACAGCAGAAGACTCAAATAATGTTTTTGAGCAGAGATGTGGAACAAAAGCTACAAATGATAGAGGGTTTCCTTAAGGATTCGAGGGGTTTAACAGAGAAGTTATTGAAGGATAAAGGATTTTCAGATCCTAAGGCTTTCATTGATAGAGTTATAGATAGATTTGTTATAGACCCAGTAAGCGTGGAGCCAACTGACATAATAAATCGAATGAAACTTCTAATGAGAAGTAACGAGGACGCTGTTAGAGAGATGATAACTACAGTTTCCCCTAATATCGATCCAATGACGAGAAGTCAGATTGAGATCTCGGCTGAAGTTGTGAACGCTCTAAACTTAATTTACAAAGTCATAAGGCATTATCTAATAATGGCTAAGAAGCTAAACAGTATAATGATAATGTATCAGTTACAGATGGTTGCCCCAATTTACGTTAAGTATGCCGAGGCATATGCTAAGGCACAGAAGGTATTCCTCCAAGGCATACCTATAGGAGACGGCTTAGGTCCACTAGTGGCTTCTAGATTTTTGATGAAGGCTGATCAAAAGTTTACAGTAAGCAAAGACACAGTTGCTGGAACCCTAGAATTCGAGGGAAGAAAGTTAATCATAGTTAAAGCCGAGGGACCTATGGCTACCGTTGGAACGCCCGGGGAGGGTGTTCAGAACGTCATTGAGAGGGAGAATGGCAGGATATCGAGGATTATCACAGTGGACGCTGCACTAAAATTAGAAGGGGAGGAGACGGGAAGCGTTGCGGAGGGTATGGGTGTTGCGATGGGCGACCCTGGACCCGAAAAGATAGCCATAGAGAGAGTAGCAGTAAAGTACGGAATACCTATAGATGCAGTTATAGTCAAGATGAGTATGGAAGAGGCAATCACTGAAATGAGGAAAGAAGTTTACCAGGCAGCGGACAAAGCAATAGAGTTCGTAAAGAGGATAATACTTGAGAGAACCAAACCAGGTAGCACAGTAGTGTTGGTCGGCGTTGGAAATACTGCCGGGATAGCCCAGTGATATTTTATGGCAATTAGTGTTGATTCCAAACAAACCCTCAAGGTAAAAACAGTGATAAAGTGTACTCAGTGCGACTATACTCAAGAAAGGGAGTTTCAGGTAGGGGACTTTGTGTTAAAACTGGTTGGGAATTGCCCCAAGGATAATGGACCGTTGTACATAGCAGGAATATATGCTGAGTCCGTAACACCTAAGAAATAATTTTTTAAGAAGGTAGCCCAATATATAATTGTCCACCCGGTCATAGCGGGGGAGCAACACCCGGTCTCATCTCGAACCCGGAAGTTAAGTCCTCCGCGTTGGAGGTGCTGTGGGATCCGAAAGGGCCCGTAGCTACTCCAAACTGGGATGGACTTATTATTTTGTGTTTAGATTTTCGGTACATGAAAAGGATTTTTGATGAGGTTTATGGAACTATTGAGCTTGACGATGCCTCGGTAAACCTAATAGATTTGCCAGAGTTCCAGAGACTGAGAAGAATAAGGCAGACTAGCCTTGCTTATATAGTATACCCTGGGGCTACTCACACCCGATTTAGCCACTCTTTGGGGACCTATTATTTAACCAACAAAATAGGACAAAGACTAGTGCATGAGGGGATAATAAACCAGGACGAATTAAACGTAGTGAAAGTTGCCTCCCTAATCCACGATATAGGTCAGTTTCCCTTTAGTCATGCCATAGAGGCCTACTACTTGAAGCAAGGTTTGGGAAATAAGGAAGTTAGGGACCTGCTACTACGTGGGTCGTTTGGTGACTCACTTTCAAATTATGGATTTGATCCAAGAGAAATATCTGACATTTTTTCCGGATCGAGTTTATTGACATCCATCATAGATGGAGACGTAGACGTCGATAGAATGGATTATTTAGTTAGAGATTCCACTCACACAGGAATACAGCTGGGAAGGATAGATCTAGACAGACTGATTTTCACCATCATGTATAAGGAAAAAGGGATCTCGGTGAGAGATAAAGGGATAATAAGTCTTGAAAATTTTTACCTGTCAAGGTTACATATGTACCAAGCCGTTTATTATCATAAAACTATACTTGGTTACGAATTATTTCTGACGAACCTCTACTCTAGGTTGTTGGAGGAGTGCGAAAGCATAGAAGTCAAAGACGTGAGAGAAACCATTTCCAATCAGACGTTTCCCTATTGGGATGACGAATGGGTCTTTGGATCACTTTACAAATGCTATAGAGAGAACCCCAACAGCGATTTCGCAGAGAGGATAAAGGACTTCTTAGACAGGAGGGGCCCAAAAGTAGTATTCGATGAAATATCCTATAACGAAAAGGATGACAGTAAATTTAGGGAGGCTACAGAAACACTAAACAGAGTAATTCCAGAGGATTTCCTTTATCCGTATGAGGAGTCAATAACTATCTTTGACAAGAGTAGGATCTCAATTATCTCTAAGGAAGTTGAGGTGACAGTTGATAGATACCCTACTCTCTTGCAGTCTATTCCAGAAAAGCTAGTAATCAGAAGGATTTATGTGGATAGAAGATTTGTAGATAGAGCTAGGGAATTCATGTGATAGAGCTAATTCTAACAGATCTAGACGGAACCTTAACCATGGATAGGGGCACGTACTTGTTGGACACGAGAGCGATTGAGGCCCTTAGAAGGGCTGAGAGAGCTGGAATAAGGGTCGCATTGGTAAGCGGAAACTCATACCCAGTTCTAAGGGGGCTCTACAACTATTTAGGAATAACAGGAGGGATAGTAGCCGAGAATGGGTGTTTCGTGTATTATAACTTTCAGACTGAAAGGGTGTGCGAAACAATTCCCAGGAGTGTAGTGGAGGATTTTCGCAATAAATTCAATTTAAGGGAAAGTTGGCAGAACGAGTTCAGGAAGTCAGACTTCGGTTTCACTCCAGCTCAAATAACCCCGGAGATTAAGGCCTGGGCTGATGAGAGAGGCCTTGTTGTTCAAAGTAGCGGGTATGCCCTACATTTAGCGGGAAAACCTGGAGGAAAGGGAGCTGGTGTGAAAAGGCTCCTAGAGTTAGTAGGAGTACAAAGTGAGAAAGTTGGTGCAATTGGGGACTCAAGGACCGACATAGAGATGTTTACGTATGCCAAAGTAAAAGCTGCGGTAGGCAACGCTGATCCAGATCTTGTTAAAGAAGCTAACGTAAAGCTCAAATTAAAAAGCGGGGCCGGCTTTACGGAATTCATTGAAATGATTTTGGGATGAGTGGAAATGGATCTAGAAGAAACTATATATAAGTACGCTCTAGCCAATGCTGTAAAACATGAAGGGAAGGCCCAGGTAGGACCTGTTGTCAGCAAAGTTTTTGCAGAGCATCCTGAGCTTAAGTCGAGAGCGAAAGAAATTGTTCAGCTTGCTAACAAAATAGTCCAACAAGTCAACTCCATGGTTCCTGAGGACCAAAGAAGGGAGCTAGAAAAGAAATATCCTGAACTTTTGGAGGAGAGAAGAGTCGAGGAGAAAAAGACCCTTCCAGAACTTCCCAACGTTAAGGGGACGGTCGTTACTAGGTTTGCCCCAAATCCTGATGGCCCAATTCACTTAGGGAACGCAAGGGCTGCAGTCCTCTCCTTCGAATATGCTAAAATGTATAAGGGCAAATTCATATTGAGGTTCGATGACACCGACCCTAAAATAAAGAAACCATTAAAGGAAGCCTACAACTGGATAGAGGAGGATCTTGCATGGTTGGGAATAAAGTGGGATTACAAGTTCTCTGCCTCCAGTAGAATGGATAGATACTATGAAGTAGCTAAGATGCTAATTGAGAAAGGTCACGCCTACATTGACACTGGAAGTGACAAGGACTTTAAGAAGTGGAGAGATAATTTGGCGAAAAAAGGGGACCCATACAAGCCTAGAAATAACTCTGTAGAGGAGAACTTGGAATTATGGGAGAAGATGCTGAAAGGGGCCTTCCAGGAAGGGGAAGCTGTAGTAAGAATAAAGACCGATCCCAATGATCCAGATCCCTCACAAATAGATTGGGTTATGCTTCGAGTGATAAACACAAAGAAGAACCCACATCCCATAACTGGAGATAAATATGTAGTGTGGCCAACTTACAATTTCGCAACAGCAGTGGACGATCATGATTACGAGATTTCCCACATATTGAGGGCGAAAGAGCACATGTCAAATACCGAGAAACAGAAGTGGGTCTATAAATACTTGGGATGGAACGTCCCAGAGATCCTCCAGTTCGGCAGATTGAAGCTAGAGGGATTTATGATGAGCAAGTCGAAGATAAGGGGTATGATGGAGACTGGAAGCCAGAGGGACGATCCAAGACTTCCTACCATTGCGGGACTTAGAAGAAGGGGCATCATTCCTGAGACGATCAGAGAACTGATTATTCAAGTGGGGCTTAAGGTTACAGACGCAACGATTAGCTTCATGAATGTTGCCTCCCTAAACAGGAAGCTTTTAGACCCAGTTGCCAAGAGGGTGATGTTTGTAGTTCCGTCTAACTCACTTAAATTGAACATACCCCAACCCATGAGGGCAGTTATACCGTTAACCCCATCAAAACAGGAAGTCAGAGAGATTACTGTAAATCCTGGAGATGAAATTTACTTAGATGAGAGGGATCTCAAAGAAGGAGAAGGAAAGATTGTCAGATTGATGGATTTGTGTAATGTCAAAATAATGGGTAACTCATTGGAATACGTCAGCCAAGACTTAGACTCGGCCAAGAAGTTGGGAGCCAATATTGTGCAATGGGTTAAGGTAAGCGAGAGTGTCAAAGTCAGACTTTTGAGAGCTGAGCCTAATTCCAATACTGAAGTTAAGGAAGGATACGGTGAGGGTTATTTCAGGAGGCTTAAAGATGGGGATATAGTACAACTAATTAGATACGGCTTCGCTCGGGTTGACAAAGCTGATCAAGATAAGTATGAGATGATATTCTCACATGAGTAACTTTTTAACTCCATACTATTAATCCACCTAGCGTGACGACACAAGAAGGAGGATGAACGCAATGTCCAAACCATCTTATGTAAAATTTGAGGTACCGCCCGAGTTGGCGGAGAAAGCGCTTGAAGCGTTGAAAAAGGCAAAGGAAACCGGGAAAATTAGGAAAGGAACTAACGAAGCTACCAAAGCAATAGAAAGGGGGCAAGCTAAACTAGTACTGATAGCCGAAGACGTTCAACCGGAGGAGATAGTAGCACATCTACCCCCTCTGTGCGAGGAAAAGAAAATACCATACATCTACGTCCCCTCCAAGAAGGGAATTGGTGAAGCCTGCGGACTCCAGGTTGGAGCCTCAGCAGCCGCCATAGTTGATCCCGGGCAAGGAAAGGATGTATTGGATGAAGTACTAAGAAGAGTTTCAGAAATAGTAGGAAAATCTTGATTTTTTAGAATATTATAACTCCTCTAGAATTCTAAGGCACTGTATAATTTTTTATAGTTGAATCGTCTTCTTTAGCTAGAAAATTACAATAACATAAAATTTACTAGACTATAATACTTAAGACCAGAAGTCGGATCGG belongs to Metallosphaera tengchongensis and includes:
- a CDS encoding metal-dependent hydrolase; amino-acid sequence: MPQLRWLGHAAVEITLMGKRIVIDPLIKNNPLSPVKLGYFQGVNIVGVTHDHYDHLGDTVEILNMNKNAVLYTTFDLAMYVANQFKIPESQIIPANIGGYVEHEGIRLALTKAVHSSEHSDPSGIIVSDGNRTIYHAGDTGLFKDMELIGETFRPDYVLLPIGGRFTMDPVQAIKSVEMLKPKKAAIPIHFNTWDMIKVDPQIFIKGVKERGYEAILLQPGQSIEL
- the rpl7ae gene encoding 50S ribosomal protein L7Ae, with translation MSKPSYVKFEVPPELAEKALEALKKAKETGKIRKGTNEATKAIERGQAKLVLIAEDVQPEEIVAHLPPLCEEKKIPYIYVPSKKGIGEACGLQVGASAAAIVDPGQGKDVLDEVLRRVSEIVGKS
- a CDS encoding phenylalanine--tRNA ligase subunit alpha, whose protein sequence is MLSDSELKIISFLKSKKVATSDEISKETGLPLSTVFSNLALLESKGIVKVISDKKIQYISLTSEGESRLRDGMPEDKLLRLLNGNVGNLQELRSKMGSDFEIALGWAKRKGLVELNGEEIKPLVKDYSSPENTLLLKLRNGDSLNENEIQTLMKRKLVERKERRLVEVELTQDAVSKPQELYLTHEMLVSGSWRGKEFKPYNVEALPPFYPIGKSHYFRDFIEKVKDLMISLGFKEVVSDYVEMEFYNFDMLFQPQDHPAREIHDSFIVNGHGSLPNEELVRRVKDTHEKWWKYSWSEENAKRLVLRSQTTAVTARVLSKSPKNARVFTIGKVFRPDSIDATHLVEFHQMDGLVIEDEFTFRDLLSTLRDIFSGLGVKQIKFKPAYFPFTEPSVEVYGFVDPLGWVEMAGAGLLREEVTNPSGVYAPAGAWGIGIDRLAMLFLGVKDIRDLYSTNIEYLRSRRVV
- a CDS encoding glutamate--tRNA ligase; amino-acid sequence: MEMDLEETIYKYALANAVKHEGKAQVGPVVSKVFAEHPELKSRAKEIVQLANKIVQQVNSMVPEDQRRELEKKYPELLEERRVEEKKTLPELPNVKGTVVTRFAPNPDGPIHLGNARAAVLSFEYAKMYKGKFILRFDDTDPKIKKPLKEAYNWIEEDLAWLGIKWDYKFSASSRMDRYYEVAKMLIEKGHAYIDTGSDKDFKKWRDNLAKKGDPYKPRNNSVEENLELWEKMLKGAFQEGEAVVRIKTDPNDPDPSQIDWVMLRVINTKKNPHPITGDKYVVWPTYNFATAVDDHDYEISHILRAKEHMSNTEKQKWVYKYLGWNVPEILQFGRLKLEGFMMSKSKIRGMMETGSQRDDPRLPTIAGLRRRGIIPETIRELIIQVGLKVTDATISFMNVASLNRKLLDPVAKRVMFVVPSNSLKLNIPQPMRAVIPLTPSKQEVREITVNPGDEIYLDERDLKEGEGKIVRLMDLCNVKIMGNSLEYVSQDLDSAKKLGANIVQWVKVSESVKVRLLRAEPNSNTEVKEGYGEGYFRRLKDGDIVQLIRYGFARVDKADQDKYEMIFSHE
- the map gene encoding type II methionyl aminopeptidase; protein product: MTEEELKLIIRAGQIAAKARDAGAKMIRPSEKVINVCETVEKIIIDEGAKPAFPCNLSINNEAAHYSPVIGDEKVIPENAVVKLDIGAHIDGYITDTAVTVYLDEKMEKLAMAAKDALTAAIANFRSGVQLSEIGKVIEKTIKMYGFKPVRNLGGHLVRRYELHAGIFVPNVYERIPGKITSGYTYAIEPFATDGGGEVVEGKDVTIYALRSRTSKGLTEIEKKFIEEIDKRFKTLPFSERWLKDLGSKEEVEVTLKTLSKRGVLHSYPVLMEVKKGMVSQFEHTVYVSEKETTVLT
- a CDS encoding DUF1512 domain-containing protein is translated as MNSLIIALAQTSSQGQSGAALAFSYIFYIFFIALLAISFFPGVQQKTQIMFLSRDVEQKLQMIEGFLKDSRGLTEKLLKDKGFSDPKAFIDRVIDRFVIDPVSVEPTDIINRMKLLMRSNEDAVREMITTVSPNIDPMTRSQIEISAEVVNALNLIYKVIRHYLIMAKKLNSIMIMYQLQMVAPIYVKYAEAYAKAQKVFLQGIPIGDGLGPLVASRFLMKADQKFTVSKDTVAGTLEFEGRKLIIVKAEGPMATVGTPGEGVQNVIERENGRISRIITVDAALKLEGEETGSVAEGMGVAMGDPGPEKIAIERVAVKYGIPIDAVIVKMSMEEAITEMRKEVYQAADKAIEFVKRIILERTKPGSTVVLVGVGNTAGIAQ
- a CDS encoding HD domain-containing protein; this translates as MKRIFDEVYGTIELDDASVNLIDLPEFQRLRRIRQTSLAYIVYPGATHTRFSHSLGTYYLTNKIGQRLVHEGIINQDELNVVKVASLIHDIGQFPFSHAIEAYYLKQGLGNKEVRDLLLRGSFGDSLSNYGFDPREISDIFSGSSLLTSIIDGDVDVDRMDYLVRDSTHTGIQLGRIDLDRLIFTIMYKEKGISVRDKGIISLENFYLSRLHMYQAVYYHKTILGYELFLTNLYSRLLEECESIEVKDVRETISNQTFPYWDDEWVFGSLYKCYRENPNSDFAERIKDFLDRRGPKVVFDEISYNEKDDSKFREATETLNRVIPEDFLYPYEESITIFDKSRISIISKEVEVTVDRYPTLLQSIPEKLVIRRIYVDRRFVDRAREFM
- a CDS encoding phosphoglycolate phosphatase — translated: MIELILTDLDGTLTMDRGTYLLDTRAIEALRRAERAGIRVALVSGNSYPVLRGLYNYLGITGGIVAENGCFVYYNFQTERVCETIPRSVVEDFRNKFNLRESWQNEFRKSDFGFTPAQITPEIKAWADERGLVVQSSGYALHLAGKPGGKGAGVKRLLELVGVQSEKVGAIGDSRTDIEMFTYAKVKAAVGNADPDLVKEANVKLKLKSGAGFTEFIEMILG